In Salvelinus namaycush isolate Seneca unplaced genomic scaffold, SaNama_1.0 Scaffold1513, whole genome shotgun sequence, the sequence GGGCCCCCTATAGAGCCCTACGGTCCTTCCAGAGGGCCCCCTATAGAGCCCTACGGTCCTTCCAGAGGGCCCCCTATAGAGCCCTACGGTCCTTCCAGAGGGCCCCCTATAGAGCCCTACGGTCCTTCCAGAGGGCCCCCTATAGAGCCCTACGGTCCTTCCAGAGGGCCCCCTATAGAGCCCTACGGTCCTTCCAGAGGGCCCCCTATAGAGCCCTACGGTCCTTCCAGAGGGCCCCCTATAGAGCCCTACGGTCCTTCCAGATGGCCCCCTATAGAGCCCTACGGTCCTTCCAGATGGCcccctatagagccctatggtccttcCAGATGGCCCCCTATAGATCCTTCCAGATGGCCCCCTATAGCGCCCTATAGTCCTTCCAGATGGCcccctatagagccctatggtccttcCAGATGGCcccctatagagccctatggtccttccagagggccccctatagagccctatggtccttcCAGATGGCCCCCTATAGTCCTTCCAGATGGCcccctatagagccctatggtccttcCAGATGGCcccctatagagccctatggtccttccagagggccccctatagagccctatggtccttcCAGAGGGCCCCCTATAGAGCTTTATGGTCCTTCCAGATGGCCCCCTATAGAGCCCTACGGTCCTTCCAGGTGGCcccctatagagccctatggtccttcCAGATGGCCCCCTATAGAGCCCTACGGTCCTTCCAGATGGCCCCCTATAGTCCCTGGTCAGAAGTAATAAACCATATAGGGAAGAGGACACCATTTCGGCCCCAGCCCCAGCTTTGAGAAACAGTGAGACTGACCGTTGATAACCAGAACGGGTCCCATGGGAACAGCTAGGACCATGGCCAGGCTGTCGTCACAGAGAGGATGGGCATACTGCAGTCTGTACAGCCCTCCTGGGGCCCTCCACCCAGCTGGCATCTCACCAGGACGCCCCTCagagccctacacacacacacacacacacacacacacacacactttagggaacagggccctggtcaacagtagtgcactattagggaatagggctctggtcaacagtagtgtactatatagggaatagggctctggtctaaagtagtgcacaatatagggaatagggctctggtctaaagtagtgtactatatagggaatagggctctggtctaaagtagtgcacaatatagggaatagggctctggtctaaagtagtgcactatatagggaatagggtgccatttgggatcctatcgtcctctctcctcgcctccttctcaaacccattggatgagaaagtcaGAGATCCCTCCCacctgaccttctcctccaatggggttTTGAGGAGGAAGCAGAGAGGATGCGAGGAGtattcaatggagattctccccCCAGTCTCCTGTAGAGCCTTACCTGGCACAGGAAGCCCGTCTCTACCatcaggaggtgcactgccaccATCAGGGCATCACAGGTACTGCTGCTCTGAGCCTGGTGGTAGAGAACCTCCAGGGAATGGGGGACCTTCCCTCCTTCTGCCTCCCCACACAGCATGGGCTCCCACACCCACCGACCTGCCTCTccttcctgctcctcctctctgacCACTTCCTGTTGAGGCTCCGCCCCCTTGCTGGTGCTGCTGGCCTGGATCAACAACACAAATCACCATGGTGACCGGCTGGTACTGAGATGAAAGTCAACAGCGGTGTCCTATTAGAGTTTAACAAAACTCACAGTGCTATTGAATTACCGCAAAATCATATGATTTACAcattttatacacacacacacacacacacaaataattcagaccccttgactttttccacattttgatgttacagccttattctaaaatggattaaatcatttatatcccctcaatctacacacaataccccataatgacaaaacaaaaacaggttaagactataaaaaataaaaaaaatgaaatatcacatgtacataagtattcagacccgtaattcagtactttgttgaagcacctttggcagcgattacagccttgagtcttcttgggtatgacgctacaatcttggcactcctatagctctgccaggttggatggggagtgtcgctgcacagctattttcaggtctctccagagatattcgatcaggttcaagtccggactctggctgggccactcaaggacattgagacttgtcccaaagccactcctgcgttgtcctggctgtgtgcttagggtcgttgtcctgttggaaggggaaccttcgcaCAAGTCTGATGTCTTGAGTgctcaggagcaggttttcatcaaggatctctctgtacttcgctctgttcatctttcccttgatcctgactagtctcccagtccatgctgctgaaaaacatccccacagcatgccaccaccatgcttcaccgtagggatggtgccaggtttcctccagacggacgcttggcattcaggccaagagttcaatcttggtttcatcagaccagataatcttgtttctcatggtctgagagtctttaggtgccttttggcaaactccaagcgggctgtcatgtgcattttactgaggagtggcttccatctggccactctaccataaatgcttgattgagatggttgtccttctggaaggttctccaattgccacagaggaactctggagctctgtcagtgaccatcaggttcttagtcacctccttgaccaaggcccttctcccccgattgctcagtttggccgagcggccagctctaggaagagtcttggtggttccttttaaaaatggaggccaccgtgttcttgggaaccttcaatgctgcagacatgttttggtacccttccccagatctgtgcctcgacacaatcctgtctcggagctctacggacaattccttcgacctcatggcttggttttagctctcacatccactgtcaactgtgggaccttatatagacaggtgtgtgcctttccaagtcatgtccaatcaatttaatttatgaCAGGTAGATCTAAAATCAaattatagaaacatctcaaggatgatcaatggaaacaggataaacctgagctcaattcccaaatctcatagcaaagggtctgaatacttatgtaaataaggtatctgttttttgtttttttatacatttgcaaaaaattctaaaagcctgttttcacgttgtcattatggggtattgtgatgtcattatggggtattgtgttgtcattatggggtattgtgttgtcattatggggtattgtgatgtcattatggggtattgtgatgtcattagggggtattgtgatgtcattatggggtattgtgtgtagattgatgaggaaagaaattattgaatcaattttagaatcaggctgtaacttaacaaaatgtggaaaaagtcaaggggtctgaatacttgtattGTAATATACTactcctatatatatatatatatatatatatatatatatatatatatatatatatatatatatatatatatatatatatatatatatatatacacactactgtAATATAATATACTAATGGTGTTAGGCTTTGAAGGCTCACCTCACTGGAGCATTGGGCTGGTGGGTGTACAACTTGGTACAgcccagtactactactactactgctgttgctGGGTGCCTGGCGGGCTGAGGCGGCAAAGGCAGCAGAGGAAGCAGGGGAGCCTGAGGGCACAGCCTGGCGGGCTGAGGGAGCAGGACCAGCGCAGGGGGCAGAGGCGGCGGAGGGCACAGCCACAGATGGAGGCAGGATGACACAGACCAGGTCCCCAGTGACGATGCCACAGGAGGACAAAGTCTGACCAGAGTCAGATAGAAGATCTGCGCCGTTCAGGGACAAGGTGAACTCTGTGTCTGGGCTGTGGGGGACAGAGGAGAGTTAGGATCTGGTCAAGTCCAAACataaaccattgatttcaaagtttaataAACCATACAACTATGAACAAGGACTgctttgaacaatttacacaatacatttaaaaaGATCACATTGACTGGAAAAACTCCAGATGCACAGTTTTATGACAGAATTAccgtaaaatctccctcagttttatTCTGTTAGCAAACTTAGTTTCTGCCTAGTTCTTCctctaaatgtgtttttgtgaaatGTTCAGTGGACATgtttaaaagtagtccttgtgcatagagttgtatggtttggtaaactttgaaatcaatgtttttttgttcggcagacattttaaagtgaaaatctgagtcTACCGTGGAATTGCCCTTTAGCAACAGAAGGAGAACATTTCTGGGTCTAACCTGAGGGTCTAACTAACCTGAGGGACTAACTAACCTGAGGGACTAAGGGTCTAACCTGAGGGTCTAACTAACCCGAGGGTCTAAGGGTCTAACCTGAGGGTCTAACTAACCTGAGGGACTAACTAACCTGAGGGACTAACTAACCTGAGGGACTAACTAACCTGAGGGTCTAACCAACCTGAGGGTCTAACCAACCTGAGGGTCTAACCAACCTGAGGATCTAACCAACCTGAGGGACTAACTAACCTGAGGATCTAACTAACCTGAGGGTCTAACTAACCTGAGGGACTAACTAACCTGAGGGACTAACTAACCTGAGGGACTAACTAACCTGAGGGTCTAACTAACCTGAGGGACTAACTAACCTGAGGGACTAACTAACCTGAGGGACTAACTAACCTGAGGGACTAACTAACCTCAGGGTCTAACCCGAGGGTCTAACTAACCCGAGGGTCTAACTAACCCGAGGGACTAACTAACCCGAGGGACTAACTAACCCGAGGGTCTAACTAACCTGAGGGTCTAACTAACCTGAGGGACTAACTAACCTGAGGGACTAACTAACCTGAGGGACTAACTAACCTGAGGGACTAACTAACCTGAGGGACTAACTAACCTGAGTGACTAACCTGAGGGACTAACTAACCTCAGGGTCTAACTAACCCGAGGGACTAACTAACCCGAGGGACTAACTAACCCGAGGGACTAACTAACCCGAGGGACTAACTAACCCGAGGGACTAACTAACCTGAGAGTCTAACTAACCTGAGGGACTAACTAACCTGAGGGACTAACTAACCTGAGGGACTAACCTGAGTCCATGTGAAGGCAGAAGGATCTCTCTGATTTGAAcgttgagctctgtcagagtgggcTCCTCTCCCTCCAGCTTCACCCTGCTGGTCTGCTTGTTTATCCTCACACGCAGTTTCATGCttgggagagagagaccgacggACAGGGTTAGGTAACCAACACACAGAACACGATCAGACAGGTTAAGGACACAAATTCACAAATAATTCAGACACAAGACACTTAATTGTGGTCTTCTCTCCCTGGTTCATCATGAATCATTACGGTCATCTTCCAAAACACCTTTTCATAAAGCGTCCAACTTTCTGAGCATGATGTCCGTTTTCACAACGAAGTAGAAAACACTCGACAAAGCCAAGTCACCTCTTTACAGTAGAAACACAATGCTAGCTGGAATTCTTTCACTTTCATTTCTTGCCAACTGTGTTAAGAGAGACTGAATTATGAGAGCAAAATGGTCACGTTCATCAGTGCAACAATCTAACGTTATAGCAGGTGCGCTGGCCTAGCAATTCCTACAGTGTACAGCTATGTTTCATTATGCACAGCACACTTCTGGTATGATGGTGTTATCTAGCTAGAACAATACAAACCTACATGTAGAAGTGCAGCTAGCTGGTTAACTTatctggtagctagctagccagcagcatTTTACTTACTTTAGTTGTTGTCTCTTGTTAAACTTATTGCAAGCCTTAATCATTTCACACCATAAATTGCATGTTAACTAAAGAAGTCTTAACTGCAAGTAGAGATAGTTGAAGATTTCCACGTATTACAACGAGAAGATAGAAGAGGCTTTGACAGAAGCTAGATGGTCAACAATGTTATCAAATTGTTGACTTCAACTACGGAAAGCGATTAGAGTTCTGACTTCAACTACGGAACGTCAAAAAGACGAAACACATTTAGGAAAATAATTACCactaatgtttaaaaaaatattaaacatTGCTAGGATATTAGGGAACATGTATTTGGTAGGCACGACTATAATATGGTGTTATCCAAGATCAATATTTCAATCCATTCAAAAATAAACGCGAttaattttaaaacatttccAGCTGCGTCATTAATCACAGTTTTCCAAAACGCGTTTTATACGGACGCTTCCGAGGTGCCGTAGTCTGTTGGTTCGGTACAGAATCAGACACTGCTGAAATATAAGAGAAATAAACAGCTAGCAACATAATCATATCATGAGTCGATCGTACAATGACGAGTTACAATATTTGGACAAGATTGACAAGAACTGTTGGCGAATCAAGAAAGGTTTCGTCCCAAATATGCAGGTGATTAGCTAAACTAACTTATATGGAATGAATTAACGTTAGCACATGTCCGTAGTTTGCTAGCTTCAGACGTGGCTTGCTACTATCCAGCTTGACTCTGTTATTGTTGCTCTTGTCTTTTGTATGTAGATAAGGGGTAAGAGCATAGTAGCTAATACataagctagctaactagctaacctaATATGGCGTATGGACTTGACAGCTCATCAAATCCTTCCCATTTCATTCCAGGTGGAAGGAGTGTTTTACGTCAACGAGTCCCTGGAGAAGCTGATGTTTGAGGAGCTGCGTAACGCGTGTAAAGGAGGAGGTAGATGACAACAACACGATGATGCCATGGTAACAGACAAGCCCGCTCCTGTATTGTTTCCCCGTTGATTTGACTGATttggttgttgttgttatttgtcGTCAGGTTTTGGTGGGTTTCTCCCTGCCATGAAACAGATTGGAAACGTTGCAGCTCTGCCGGGAATAGTCCATGTAAGTAGGGAACCACTGGTCTGGATCAGGCCTTAACACAAGTCAGTGTATCAACGGACATATTGACACTCTGTAATATCTCACAGGGGCTGTTTTCCCCGGACACATATTTAGGCTAGTCGTGGACTACgaagcactttcaatggagattctccaatGAGTTTGCTTGTCAGTCCAGGATTACTCTTAACCTGTGTCCccaaaacctctctctctctccctcagaggTCCATCGGCCTGCCAGACTGCCACTCGGGGTATGGGTTCGCCATCGGAAACATGGCTGCCTTTGACATGAGCGACCCCAACGCTGTCGTATCCCCAGGTACAGAGGATACACACAGTCCAACAGGCTGGCCTGTCTATCTCTGGTGTGGGTTTTGACATtaactggttgtgtgtgtgtgtgtgtgtgtgtgtgagctaggTGGTGTGGGCTTTGACATTAACTGTGGAGTGCGTCTACTAAGGACCAACCTAGACGAGGGAGACGTCCAGCCTGTCAAGGAGCAGCTGGCTCAGGCCCTGTTTGACCACATCCCTGTCGGAGTCGGCTCCAAGGGAGTCATCCCTATGACCGCCAAGTAAGCAGACACCACTACCCTGCTGTCTGTTACAGGGACCTAGAGGAGGCACTAGAGATGGGAGTGGACTGGTCCCTGAGAGAAGGCTGTCTAGAGACTGATAACCTGGTGTCTGTTACAGGGACCTAGAGGAGGCTCTAGAGATGGGAGTGGACTGGTCCCTGAGAGAAGGCTGTCTAGAGACTGATAACCTGGTGTCTGTTACAGGGACCTAGAGGAGGCACTAGAGATGGGAGTGGACTGGTCCCTGAGAGAAGGCTGTCTAGACTGATAACCTGGTGTCTGTTACAGGGACCTAGAGGAGGCTCTAGAGATGGGAGTGGACTGGTCCCTGAGAGAAGGCTATGCCTGGGCAGAGGATAAGGAACACTGCGAGGAGTATGGCAGGATGCTG encodes:
- the fbxo7 gene encoding F-box only protein 7 isoform X2, which encodes MKSMKLRVRINKQTSRVKLEGEEPTLTELNVQIREILLPSHGLSPDTEFTLSLNGADLLSDSGQTLSSCGIVTGDLVCVILPPSVAVPSAASAPCAGPAPSARQAVPSGSPASSAAFAASARQAPSNSSSSSSTGLYQVVHPPAQCSSEASSTSKGAEPQQEVVREEEQEGEAGRWVWEPMLCGEAEGGKVPHSLEVLYHQAQSSSTCDALMVAVHLLMVETGFLCQGSEGRPGEMPAGWRAPGGLYRLQYAHPLCDDSLAMVLAVPMGPVLVINATLKTNQQVETVRKLSLKPSTYVTDQWTGDSAAAVYTELRKLSRVFKDQLVYPLIASAREAMALPAVFGLPVLPPELLLRVLRLLDVSSLLALSSVNRHLHQTTADPALWRHLYRRDFRDCQDHSRARDTQWRELYKKKYKWRREAASYPRHTPRYHPVPPPIYPLHPLPNNPFPFYPPGIIGGEYDQRPGIPGGILPRPRYDPIGPLPGHDPTAGGLIGRRGLRPTGNRPADIRRGFI
- the fbxo7 gene encoding F-box only protein 7 isoform X3 is translated as MIKACNKFNKRQQLNMKLRVRINKQTSRVKLEGEEPTLTELNVQIREILLPSHGLSPDTEFTLSLNGADLLSDSGQTLSSCGIVTGDLVCVILPPSVAVPSAASAPCAGPAPSARQAVPSGSPASSAAFAASARQAPSNSSSSSSTGLYQVVHPPAQCSSEASSTSKGAEPQQEVVREEEQEGEAGRWVWEPMLCGEAEGGKVPHSLEVLYHQAQSSSTCDALMVAVHLLMVETGFLCQGSEGRPGEMPAGWRAPGGLYRLQYAHPLCDDSLAMVLAVPMGPVLVINATLKTNQQVETVRKLSLKPSTYVTDQWTGDSAAAVYTELRKLSRVFKDQLVYPLIASAREDCQDHSRARDTQWRELYKKKYKWRREAASYPRHTPRYHPVPPPIYPLHPLPNNPFPFYPPGIIGGEYDQRPGIPGGILPRPRYDPIGPLPGHDPTAGGLIGRRGLRPTGNRPADIRRGFI
- the fbxo7 gene encoding F-box only protein 7 isoform X1 encodes the protein MIKACNKFNKRQQLNMKLRVRINKQTSRVKLEGEEPTLTELNVQIREILLPSHGLSPDTEFTLSLNGADLLSDSGQTLSSCGIVTGDLVCVILPPSVAVPSAASAPCAGPAPSARQAVPSGSPASSAAFAASARQAPSNSSSSSSTGLYQVVHPPAQCSSEASSTSKGAEPQQEVVREEEQEGEAGRWVWEPMLCGEAEGGKVPHSLEVLYHQAQSSSTCDALMVAVHLLMVETGFLCQGSEGRPGEMPAGWRAPGGLYRLQYAHPLCDDSLAMVLAVPMGPVLVINATLKTNQQVETVRKLSLKPSTYVTDQWTGDSAAAVYTELRKLSRVFKDQLVYPLIASAREAMALPAVFGLPVLPPELLLRVLRLLDVSSLLALSSVNRHLHQTTADPALWRHLYRRDFRDCQDHSRARDTQWRELYKKKYKWRREAASYPRHTPRYHPVPPPIYPLHPLPNNPFPFYPPGIIGGEYDQRPGIPGGILPRPRYDPIGPLPGHDPTAGGLIGRRGLRPTGNRPADIRRGFI